In one Xiphophorus couchianus chromosome 17, X_couchianus-1.0, whole genome shotgun sequence genomic region, the following are encoded:
- the LOC114160915 gene encoding uromodulin-like 1 isoform X3, with amino-acid sequence MNSLEYSFIFFILVPHSFGRCYDMLFSLCWLDTEDALNGQNGNLWLNGTSLNFMRKAGRVTSVTVSPVVENKVTLQYGGFTRRWTLAISPRTKMIKITGKHKPLEQPANATKGFLELLEPTEVFACESGTTFLHQDENFFLAVGHTLRFPIKLESRSPFMLLVSWLVNSPEDVSSHTVTLYHTEMGSYNPFFEDNTTLDHYRFTALDSCTCYMVCVELADTYSFTCLSTISDPDVPKYFDVTSWSSSRISLAWDCPANLKYSVFLLTIFYLNGTDHVTEEAELWMTDDSFTFTLSDLQPCVRLKFGLQTVCQLGLESRYSRMVLNKGNSDFSNIYFLHQTSFAPNNYTLNWEVKNTSSISMFRVYHEGALKGTTLLTMHTVAGLLPCQKYQAKVAAVCGDNVLMSVRTITAQTGPGGVSELRFRASDSTVVWTPNLPNQQAVAYMYELSLENSSVIESSRVFNNKLPLPGLEAGKAYVLDIWEERNGLWASEPSRLGFEGVNSTFEIDVRAIESPHNNELQIDFNNIGLKMVVPWSLPDDQQNDPSESRVKLDQILKTKLEELLKDYERPARIELDFLGPADEPARTAVLFRSFDASKNVDLPVDDQLRHIGSLNMSDISVENGVIYWDGSNLCASMQPFCPRNSVCINTLGSYRCVCQDGYYDVGSFLHLPAASHPVCKDRGLFSQCLERVMMGGIAKAYLTSLFGGKLEVKLNDGQCPVNETEVVYYFNTSRHPPGCGMERKGNKTHVVLQNTLSISLSKEHTISRRDLKVVWKCIYPRHYVRNAQVVANMEWLSSLSLVKFNSSVLLGLTMYLFKDESYSHAYMDPVELGHEDTLYFQVALQTNRSFASDVLLQVESCWATESTDPQDAVQAVFLEDGCPTDNTFQWLSANGLAQRSRFSIQMFHMPKGLPLYFHCLTNVCGHKEDCTRNCSIQQRPKRSAGQTDRQEKQAAVVSAGPLTVSMRVKSSHPSDWAEHMSMVIIAASISFLGISVLSLTAIKAVMMYYEKLRLQ; translated from the exons at gaACTCGCTAGAATActcctttatattttttatattagtgCCTCATTCGTTTG gAAGATGCTACGACATGCTGTTCTCACTTTGTTGGCTGGACACGGAAGACGCTttaaatgg gcAAAATGGAAACTTGTGGCTCAACGGCACTTCGTTGAACTTCATGAGAAAAGCAGGGCGAGTTACCTCTGTAACGGTGTCTCCAGTTGTAGAAAACAAGGTTACTTTGCAGTATGGAGGCTTTACTCGGAGATGGACCCTAGCAATCAGCCCAC GTACAAAGATGATCAAAATCACAGGCAAACACAAACCCTTAGAGCAGCCAGCAAATGCGACCAAG ggcTTCCTGGAGTTGCTCGAACCCACTGAGGTGTTTGCATGTGAAAGTGGCACAACGTTCCTCCACCAGGACGAGAACTTCTTCCTTGCTGTTG gTCATACGTTGCGCTTCCCCATCAAGCTGGAGTCCAGGAGTCCCTTCATGTTACTGGTGTCCTGGTTGGTGAACAGTCCAGAAGATGTCTCCTCTCACACGGTGACCCTTTACCACACTGAAATGGGATCCTACAACCCCTTCTTTGAGGACAACACCACCCTGGACCACTACCGCTTCACCGCCTTGGACTCCTGCACTTGCTACATGGTCTGTGTGGAGCTTGCCGACACTTACTCTTTCACATGCCTCTCTACTATTTCAG ACCCCGATGTTCCAAAGTATTTCGATGTGACGTCGTGGAGCAGCAGCCGTATATCCTTGGCGTGGGACTGTCCTGCAAACCTGAAGTACTCGGTCTTCCTCCTCACGATCTTCTACCTTAACGGTACAGACCATGTCACAGAGGAGGCAGAGTTGTGGATGACCGACGACAGCTTCACGTTCACGCTGTCCGACCTGCAACCCTGTGTCAGGCTGAAGTTTGGCCTGCAGACTGTTTGCCAGTTGGGGTTGGAGTCCCGCTACAGCAGAATGGTCCTGAATAAAGGAAACTCTG ATTTCTCCAACATTTACTTCTTGCACCAGACTTCGTTTGCGCCCAACAATTACACTCTAAACTGGGAGGTAAAGAACACCTCGTCCATCTCCATGTTCAGAGTTTACCATGAGGGGGCGCTGAAGGGCACCACACTCTTGACCATGCACACTGTGGCGGGGCTTCTGCCATGCCAGAAGTACCAAGCCAAGGTGGCGGCGGTGTGTGGTGACAACGTGCTCATGAGTGTCAGGACAATCACAGCTCAAACAG GACCTGGCGGTGTGTCCGAGCTCAGGTTTCGGGCCAGTGATTCCACAGTTGTGTGGACACCTAACCTCCCCAATCAGCAGGCGGTGGCCTACATGTACGAGCTCTCCCTGGAGAACAGCTCCGTCATCGAGAGCAGCCGTGTGTTCAACAACAAGTTGCCTCTTCCAGGCCTGGAGGCAGGAAAAGCCTACGTCCTGGACATATGGGAGGAGCGCAACGGCCTGTGGGCGTCTGAACCGTCCCGTTTGGGTTTTGAAGGAGTCAATTCAACGTTTGAGATTGATGTCAGGGCCATTGAATCCCCTCACAACAATG AGCTGCAGATTGATTTCAACAACATTGGTCTTAAGATGGTCGTTCCCTGGTCTCTGCCTGATGATCAACAGAATGACCCGTCAGAATCTAGAGTCAAGCTGGATCAGATTTTAAAGACTAAG CTGGAGGAACTGTTGAAGGACTATGAGCGGCCAGCCCGAATTGAGCTGGATTTTCTAGGACCTGCAGATGAGCCAGCAAGGACAGCAGTTCTTTTTAGGTCCTTTGATGCCTCAAAAAACGTCGACTTACCAGTTGACGACCAGCTCAGACACATTGGCTCTCTCAACATGTCTGACATCAGTGTAGAGAACGGAGTCATTTACTGGGATG GTTCAAACTTGTGTGCGTCCATGCAACCTTTCTGTCCCCGTAATTCTGTGTGCATCAACACTTTGGGCTCGTACAGGTGCGTCTGCCAGGACGGTTACTATGACGTCGGCTCTTTTCTACATCTGCCTGCAGCTTCACATCCAGTCTGCAAAG ATAGAGGACTTTTCAGCCAGTGTCTGGAGAGAGTTATGATGGGTGGAATAGCAAAAGCCTACCTGACCTCTCTGTTTGGGGGAAAGCTGGAGGTGAAACTGAACGACGGCCAGTGTCCAGTGAATGAGACGGAGGTTGTGTACTACTTCAACACTTCACGGCATCCACCAGGGTGTGGAATGGAGAGAAAG GGGAATAAAACCCACGTTGTGCTCCAAAATACTCTGAGCATCAGTCTGAGTAAAGAGCATACAATCAGCCGGCGAGATCTCAAGGTTGTCTGGAAGTGCATCTACCCTCGACACTATGTCCGAAATGCTCAAGTCGTTGCCAACATGGAATG gCTGTCCTCACTCTCCCTGGTGAAGTTTAACTCATCGGTACTGCTGGGTCTGACCATGTACTTGTTTAAGGACGAGTCTTACAGCCATGCTTACATGGATCCCGTAGAGCTGGGACATGAGGACACCTTGTACTTCCAGGTGGCTCTGCAGACCAACCGCTCGTTTGCCTCGGATGTGCTGCTGCAGGTGGAGTCCTGCTGGGCCACCGAGAGCACCGACCCACAAGACGCAGTCCAGGCTGTCTTTCTTGAAGATGG CTGTCCCACTGACAACACGTTCCAGTGGCTCTCTGCTAACGGCCTGGCACAGAGGAGCAGGTTTTCCATCCAGATGTTCCACATGCCCAAAGGCTTACCGCTCTACTTCCACTGCCTGACCAACGTATGTGGGCATAAGGAAGACTGCACTCGG AACTGCAGCATCCAGCAGCGCCCAAAAAGGTCGGCGGGTCAGACGGACAGACAGGAGAAACAAGCTGCTGTTGTGTCTGCTGGACCGCTGACGGTCAGCATGAGGGTGAAGTCCAGCCATCCGTCCGACT gGGCAGAGCACATGAGCATGGTTATCATTGCTGCATCAATAAGCTTTTTAGGAATCTCTGTGCTCTCACTGACTGCTATTAAGGCAGTAATGATGTACTATGAGAAGTTACGGCTTCAATAA
- the LOC114160915 gene encoding uncharacterized protein LOC114160915 isoform X1, translating into MYFNVFRNSLEYSFIFFILVPHSFGRCYDMLFSLCWLDTEDALNGQNGNLWLNGTSLNFMRKAGRVTSVTVSPVVENKVTLQYGGFTRRWTLAISPRTKMIKITGKHKPLEQPANATKGFLELLEPTEVFACESGTTFLHQDENFFLAVGHTLRFPIKLESRSPFMLLVSWLVNSPEDVSSHTVTLYHTEMGSYNPFFEDNTTLDHYRFTALDSCTCYMVCVELADTYSFTCLSTISDPDVPKYFDVTSWSSSRISLAWDCPANLKYSVFLLTIFYLNGTDHVTEEAELWMTDDSFTFTLSDLQPCVRLKFGLQTVCQLGLESRYSRMVLNKGNSDFSNIYFLHQTSFAPNNYTLNWEVKNTSSISMFRVYHEGALKGTTLLTMHTVAGLLPCQKYQAKVAAVCGDNVLMSVRTITAQTGPGGVSELRFRASDSTVVWTPNLPNQQAVAYMYELSLENSSVIESSRVFNNKLPLPGLEAGKAYVLDIWEERNGLWASEPSRLGFEGVNSTFEIDVRAIESPHNNELQIDFNNIGLKMVVPWSLPDDQQNDPSESRVKLDQILKTKLEELLKDYERPARIELDFLGPADEPARTAVLFRSFDASKNVDLPVDDQLRHIGSLNMSDISVENGVIYWDGSNLCASMQPFCPRNSVCINTLGSYRCVCQDGYYDVGSFLHLPAASHPVCKDRGLFSQCLERVMMGGIAKAYLTSLFGGKLEVKLNDGQCPVNETEVVYYFNTSRHPPGCGMERKGNKTHVVLQNTLSISLSKEHTISRRDLKVVWKCIYPRHYVRNAQVVANMEWLSSLSLVKFNSSVLLGLTMYLFKDESYSHAYMDPVELGHEDTLYFQVALQTNRSFASDVLLQVESCWATESTDPQDAVQAVFLEDGCPTDNTFQWLSANGLAQRSRFSIQMFHMPKGLPLYFHCLTNVCGHKEDCTRNCSIQQRPKRSAGQTDRQEKQAAVVSAGPLTVSMRVKSSHPSDWAEHMSMVIIAASISFLGISVLSLTAIKAVMMYYEKLRLQ; encoded by the exons atgtattttaatgttttcaggaACTCGCTAGAATActcctttatattttttatattagtgCCTCATTCGTTTG gAAGATGCTACGACATGCTGTTCTCACTTTGTTGGCTGGACACGGAAGACGCTttaaatgg gcAAAATGGAAACTTGTGGCTCAACGGCACTTCGTTGAACTTCATGAGAAAAGCAGGGCGAGTTACCTCTGTAACGGTGTCTCCAGTTGTAGAAAACAAGGTTACTTTGCAGTATGGAGGCTTTACTCGGAGATGGACCCTAGCAATCAGCCCAC GTACAAAGATGATCAAAATCACAGGCAAACACAAACCCTTAGAGCAGCCAGCAAATGCGACCAAG ggcTTCCTGGAGTTGCTCGAACCCACTGAGGTGTTTGCATGTGAAAGTGGCACAACGTTCCTCCACCAGGACGAGAACTTCTTCCTTGCTGTTG gTCATACGTTGCGCTTCCCCATCAAGCTGGAGTCCAGGAGTCCCTTCATGTTACTGGTGTCCTGGTTGGTGAACAGTCCAGAAGATGTCTCCTCTCACACGGTGACCCTTTACCACACTGAAATGGGATCCTACAACCCCTTCTTTGAGGACAACACCACCCTGGACCACTACCGCTTCACCGCCTTGGACTCCTGCACTTGCTACATGGTCTGTGTGGAGCTTGCCGACACTTACTCTTTCACATGCCTCTCTACTATTTCAG ACCCCGATGTTCCAAAGTATTTCGATGTGACGTCGTGGAGCAGCAGCCGTATATCCTTGGCGTGGGACTGTCCTGCAAACCTGAAGTACTCGGTCTTCCTCCTCACGATCTTCTACCTTAACGGTACAGACCATGTCACAGAGGAGGCAGAGTTGTGGATGACCGACGACAGCTTCACGTTCACGCTGTCCGACCTGCAACCCTGTGTCAGGCTGAAGTTTGGCCTGCAGACTGTTTGCCAGTTGGGGTTGGAGTCCCGCTACAGCAGAATGGTCCTGAATAAAGGAAACTCTG ATTTCTCCAACATTTACTTCTTGCACCAGACTTCGTTTGCGCCCAACAATTACACTCTAAACTGGGAGGTAAAGAACACCTCGTCCATCTCCATGTTCAGAGTTTACCATGAGGGGGCGCTGAAGGGCACCACACTCTTGACCATGCACACTGTGGCGGGGCTTCTGCCATGCCAGAAGTACCAAGCCAAGGTGGCGGCGGTGTGTGGTGACAACGTGCTCATGAGTGTCAGGACAATCACAGCTCAAACAG GACCTGGCGGTGTGTCCGAGCTCAGGTTTCGGGCCAGTGATTCCACAGTTGTGTGGACACCTAACCTCCCCAATCAGCAGGCGGTGGCCTACATGTACGAGCTCTCCCTGGAGAACAGCTCCGTCATCGAGAGCAGCCGTGTGTTCAACAACAAGTTGCCTCTTCCAGGCCTGGAGGCAGGAAAAGCCTACGTCCTGGACATATGGGAGGAGCGCAACGGCCTGTGGGCGTCTGAACCGTCCCGTTTGGGTTTTGAAGGAGTCAATTCAACGTTTGAGATTGATGTCAGGGCCATTGAATCCCCTCACAACAATG AGCTGCAGATTGATTTCAACAACATTGGTCTTAAGATGGTCGTTCCCTGGTCTCTGCCTGATGATCAACAGAATGACCCGTCAGAATCTAGAGTCAAGCTGGATCAGATTTTAAAGACTAAG CTGGAGGAACTGTTGAAGGACTATGAGCGGCCAGCCCGAATTGAGCTGGATTTTCTAGGACCTGCAGATGAGCCAGCAAGGACAGCAGTTCTTTTTAGGTCCTTTGATGCCTCAAAAAACGTCGACTTACCAGTTGACGACCAGCTCAGACACATTGGCTCTCTCAACATGTCTGACATCAGTGTAGAGAACGGAGTCATTTACTGGGATG GTTCAAACTTGTGTGCGTCCATGCAACCTTTCTGTCCCCGTAATTCTGTGTGCATCAACACTTTGGGCTCGTACAGGTGCGTCTGCCAGGACGGTTACTATGACGTCGGCTCTTTTCTACATCTGCCTGCAGCTTCACATCCAGTCTGCAAAG ATAGAGGACTTTTCAGCCAGTGTCTGGAGAGAGTTATGATGGGTGGAATAGCAAAAGCCTACCTGACCTCTCTGTTTGGGGGAAAGCTGGAGGTGAAACTGAACGACGGCCAGTGTCCAGTGAATGAGACGGAGGTTGTGTACTACTTCAACACTTCACGGCATCCACCAGGGTGTGGAATGGAGAGAAAG GGGAATAAAACCCACGTTGTGCTCCAAAATACTCTGAGCATCAGTCTGAGTAAAGAGCATACAATCAGCCGGCGAGATCTCAAGGTTGTCTGGAAGTGCATCTACCCTCGACACTATGTCCGAAATGCTCAAGTCGTTGCCAACATGGAATG gCTGTCCTCACTCTCCCTGGTGAAGTTTAACTCATCGGTACTGCTGGGTCTGACCATGTACTTGTTTAAGGACGAGTCTTACAGCCATGCTTACATGGATCCCGTAGAGCTGGGACATGAGGACACCTTGTACTTCCAGGTGGCTCTGCAGACCAACCGCTCGTTTGCCTCGGATGTGCTGCTGCAGGTGGAGTCCTGCTGGGCCACCGAGAGCACCGACCCACAAGACGCAGTCCAGGCTGTCTTTCTTGAAGATGG CTGTCCCACTGACAACACGTTCCAGTGGCTCTCTGCTAACGGCCTGGCACAGAGGAGCAGGTTTTCCATCCAGATGTTCCACATGCCCAAAGGCTTACCGCTCTACTTCCACTGCCTGACCAACGTATGTGGGCATAAGGAAGACTGCACTCGG AACTGCAGCATCCAGCAGCGCCCAAAAAGGTCGGCGGGTCAGACGGACAGACAGGAGAAACAAGCTGCTGTTGTGTCTGCTGGACCGCTGACGGTCAGCATGAGGGTGAAGTCCAGCCATCCGTCCGACT gGGCAGAGCACATGAGCATGGTTATCATTGCTGCATCAATAAGCTTTTTAGGAATCTCTGTGCTCTCACTGACTGCTATTAAGGCAGTAATGATGTACTATGAGAAGTTACGGCTTCAATAA
- the LOC114160915 gene encoding uncharacterized protein LOC114160915 isoform X2, translating into MYFNVFRNSLEYSFIFFILVPHSFGRCYDMLFSLCWLDTEDALNGQNGNLWLNGTSLNFMRKAGRVTSVTVSPVVENKVTLQYGGFTRRWTLAISPRTKMIKITGKHKPLEQPANATKGFLELLEPTEVFACESGTTFLHQDENFFLAVGHTLRFPIKLESRSPFMLLVSWLVNSPEDVSSHTVTLYHTEMGSYNPFFEDNTTLDHYRFTALDSCTCYMVCVELADTYSFTCLSTISDPDVPKYFDVTSWSSSRISLAWDCPANLKYSVFLLTIFYLNGTDHVTEEAELWMTDDSFTFTLSDLQPCVRLKFGLQTVCQLGLESRYSRMVLNKGNSDFSNIYFLHQTSFAPNNYTLNWEVKNTSSISMFRVYHEGALKGTTLLTMHTVAGLLPCQKYQAKVAAVCGDNVLMSVRTITAQTGPGGVSELRFRASDSTVVWTPNLPNQQAVAYMYELSLENSSVIESSRVFNNKLPLPGLEAGKAYVLDIWEERNGLWASEPSRLGFEGVNSTFEIDVRAIESPHNNELQIDFNNIGLKMVVPWSLPDDQQNDPSESRVKLDQILKTKLEELLKDYERPARIELDFLGPADEPARTAVLFRSFDASKNVDLPVDDQLRHIGSLNMSDISVENGVIYWDGSNLCASMQPFCPRNSVCINTLGSYRCVCQDGYYDVGSFLHLPAASHPVCKDRGLFSQCLERVMMGGIAKAYLTSLFGGKLEVKLNDGQCPVNETEVVYYFNTSRHPPGCGMERKGNKTHVVLQNTLSISLSKEHTISRRDLKVVWKCIYPRHYVRNAQVVANMEWLSSLSLVKFNSSVLLGLTMYLFKDESYSHAYMDPVELGHEDTLYFQVALQTNRSFASDVLLQVESCWATESTDPQDAVQAVFLEDGCPTDNTFQWLSANGLAQRSRFSIQMFHMPKGLPLYFHCLTNVCGHKEDCTRKPADPYLNAELQHPAAPKKVGGSDGQTGETSCCCVCWTADGQHEGEVQPSVRLGRAHEHGYHCCINKLFRNLCALTDCY; encoded by the exons atgtattttaatgttttcaggaACTCGCTAGAATActcctttatattttttatattagtgCCTCATTCGTTTG gAAGATGCTACGACATGCTGTTCTCACTTTGTTGGCTGGACACGGAAGACGCTttaaatgg gcAAAATGGAAACTTGTGGCTCAACGGCACTTCGTTGAACTTCATGAGAAAAGCAGGGCGAGTTACCTCTGTAACGGTGTCTCCAGTTGTAGAAAACAAGGTTACTTTGCAGTATGGAGGCTTTACTCGGAGATGGACCCTAGCAATCAGCCCAC GTACAAAGATGATCAAAATCACAGGCAAACACAAACCCTTAGAGCAGCCAGCAAATGCGACCAAG ggcTTCCTGGAGTTGCTCGAACCCACTGAGGTGTTTGCATGTGAAAGTGGCACAACGTTCCTCCACCAGGACGAGAACTTCTTCCTTGCTGTTG gTCATACGTTGCGCTTCCCCATCAAGCTGGAGTCCAGGAGTCCCTTCATGTTACTGGTGTCCTGGTTGGTGAACAGTCCAGAAGATGTCTCCTCTCACACGGTGACCCTTTACCACACTGAAATGGGATCCTACAACCCCTTCTTTGAGGACAACACCACCCTGGACCACTACCGCTTCACCGCCTTGGACTCCTGCACTTGCTACATGGTCTGTGTGGAGCTTGCCGACACTTACTCTTTCACATGCCTCTCTACTATTTCAG ACCCCGATGTTCCAAAGTATTTCGATGTGACGTCGTGGAGCAGCAGCCGTATATCCTTGGCGTGGGACTGTCCTGCAAACCTGAAGTACTCGGTCTTCCTCCTCACGATCTTCTACCTTAACGGTACAGACCATGTCACAGAGGAGGCAGAGTTGTGGATGACCGACGACAGCTTCACGTTCACGCTGTCCGACCTGCAACCCTGTGTCAGGCTGAAGTTTGGCCTGCAGACTGTTTGCCAGTTGGGGTTGGAGTCCCGCTACAGCAGAATGGTCCTGAATAAAGGAAACTCTG ATTTCTCCAACATTTACTTCTTGCACCAGACTTCGTTTGCGCCCAACAATTACACTCTAAACTGGGAGGTAAAGAACACCTCGTCCATCTCCATGTTCAGAGTTTACCATGAGGGGGCGCTGAAGGGCACCACACTCTTGACCATGCACACTGTGGCGGGGCTTCTGCCATGCCAGAAGTACCAAGCCAAGGTGGCGGCGGTGTGTGGTGACAACGTGCTCATGAGTGTCAGGACAATCACAGCTCAAACAG GACCTGGCGGTGTGTCCGAGCTCAGGTTTCGGGCCAGTGATTCCACAGTTGTGTGGACACCTAACCTCCCCAATCAGCAGGCGGTGGCCTACATGTACGAGCTCTCCCTGGAGAACAGCTCCGTCATCGAGAGCAGCCGTGTGTTCAACAACAAGTTGCCTCTTCCAGGCCTGGAGGCAGGAAAAGCCTACGTCCTGGACATATGGGAGGAGCGCAACGGCCTGTGGGCGTCTGAACCGTCCCGTTTGGGTTTTGAAGGAGTCAATTCAACGTTTGAGATTGATGTCAGGGCCATTGAATCCCCTCACAACAATG AGCTGCAGATTGATTTCAACAACATTGGTCTTAAGATGGTCGTTCCCTGGTCTCTGCCTGATGATCAACAGAATGACCCGTCAGAATCTAGAGTCAAGCTGGATCAGATTTTAAAGACTAAG CTGGAGGAACTGTTGAAGGACTATGAGCGGCCAGCCCGAATTGAGCTGGATTTTCTAGGACCTGCAGATGAGCCAGCAAGGACAGCAGTTCTTTTTAGGTCCTTTGATGCCTCAAAAAACGTCGACTTACCAGTTGACGACCAGCTCAGACACATTGGCTCTCTCAACATGTCTGACATCAGTGTAGAGAACGGAGTCATTTACTGGGATG GTTCAAACTTGTGTGCGTCCATGCAACCTTTCTGTCCCCGTAATTCTGTGTGCATCAACACTTTGGGCTCGTACAGGTGCGTCTGCCAGGACGGTTACTATGACGTCGGCTCTTTTCTACATCTGCCTGCAGCTTCACATCCAGTCTGCAAAG ATAGAGGACTTTTCAGCCAGTGTCTGGAGAGAGTTATGATGGGTGGAATAGCAAAAGCCTACCTGACCTCTCTGTTTGGGGGAAAGCTGGAGGTGAAACTGAACGACGGCCAGTGTCCAGTGAATGAGACGGAGGTTGTGTACTACTTCAACACTTCACGGCATCCACCAGGGTGTGGAATGGAGAGAAAG GGGAATAAAACCCACGTTGTGCTCCAAAATACTCTGAGCATCAGTCTGAGTAAAGAGCATACAATCAGCCGGCGAGATCTCAAGGTTGTCTGGAAGTGCATCTACCCTCGACACTATGTCCGAAATGCTCAAGTCGTTGCCAACATGGAATG gCTGTCCTCACTCTCCCTGGTGAAGTTTAACTCATCGGTACTGCTGGGTCTGACCATGTACTTGTTTAAGGACGAGTCTTACAGCCATGCTTACATGGATCCCGTAGAGCTGGGACATGAGGACACCTTGTACTTCCAGGTGGCTCTGCAGACCAACCGCTCGTTTGCCTCGGATGTGCTGCTGCAGGTGGAGTCCTGCTGGGCCACCGAGAGCACCGACCCACAAGACGCAGTCCAGGCTGTCTTTCTTGAAGATGG CTGTCCCACTGACAACACGTTCCAGTGGCTCTCTGCTAACGGCCTGGCACAGAGGAGCAGGTTTTCCATCCAGATGTTCCACATGCCCAAAGGCTTACCGCTCTACTTCCACTGCCTGACCAACGTATGTGGGCATAAGGAAGACTGCACTCGG AAACCAGCTGACCCTTATTTAAATGCAGAACTGCAGCATCCAGCAGCGCCCAAAAAGGTCGGCGGGTCAGACGGACAGACAGGAGAAACAAGCTGCTGTTGTGTCTGCTGGACCGCTGACGGTCAGCATGAGGGTGAAGTCCAGCCATCCGTCCGACT gGGCAGAGCACATGAGCATGGTTATCATTGCTGCATCAATAAGCTTTTTAGGAATCTCTGTGCTCTCACTGACTGCTATTAA